Proteins from a genomic interval of Verrucomicrobiota bacterium:
- a CDS encoding MnmC family methyltransferase: MNYSTTFLANGVMTLYSREVNEVFHPVLGAEKEAELLYIRQTNLRHKFMHDQQITAWDVGLGAAGNALAVVAAWEDSKKGHLNLLSFDNDLEPLKLAVSEHKKNPINFGYLSGPMSTKDIVWNEFIESGLYSFKSPWGNFNWVIKKGDFAKWVEWQTERNDPILSSPRLIMYDLYSPPQDCSLWQMKHWKRLRKILSKEDPGEVIFHTRSTAVRVTLLLAGFFVGRGVAIGNKEETTIASNRLELIKNPLDLEWLKRVKRSSSSQPFLDKKYYQKKIEKKYWEMLCLHPQLL, translated from the coding sequence ATGAATTACTCTACAACGTTTTTGGCCAATGGGGTGATGACTCTTTATTCTCGTGAGGTTAATGAAGTCTTTCACCCAGTCTTAGGTGCAGAAAAAGAGGCGGAATTATTGTACATTAGACAAACAAATCTTAGGCATAAATTTATGCATGATCAGCAAATAACCGCCTGGGATGTAGGTTTGGGTGCAGCTGGCAATGCCCTAGCAGTTGTTGCTGCCTGGGAGGATTCAAAAAAGGGTCATCTCAATCTCTTGAGTTTTGACAATGATCTAGAACCTCTCAAATTAGCAGTTTCAGAGCACAAAAAAAACCCGATCAATTTTGGTTATTTAAGTGGACCTATGTCGACGAAAGACATTGTCTGGAATGAATTCATTGAGTCGGGGCTATACAGTTTTAAGAGTCCATGGGGCAATTTCAATTGGGTGATTAAAAAAGGCGATTTTGCTAAATGGGTTGAATGGCAAACAGAAAGGAATGACCCAATATTAAGTAGCCCAAGACTAATCATGTACGACCTTTACTCACCTCCTCAAGATTGCTCTTTGTGGCAAATGAAACATTGGAAGAGGTTAAGGAAAATCTTAAGTAAAGAAGATCCCGGTGAAGTTATTTTTCATACAAGATCAACGGCAGTCCGAGTTACCCTCCTGTTGGCCGGATTCTTTGTAGGCAGGGGTGTAGCTATTGGCAATAAAGAGGAGACGACCATAGCTAGCAATCGATTGGAGCTTATAAAGAACCCGCTAGATCTAGAGTGGCTTAAGCGAGTGAAGCGTTCATCGTCATCACAGCCGTTTCTAGATAAAAAATACTATCAGAAAAAAATAGAAAAGAAATATTGGGAAATGTTGTGCCTCCATCCACAATTGCTATAA
- a CDS encoding MarC family protein codes for MQPSFCLYVNYPFYMPLCRITLRESEKLMKFLGVNGANALTKIMGFILLCIGMQLAIDRIKNLL; via the coding sequence ATGCAGCCATCTTTCTGTCTATATGTAAATTATCCTTTCTATATGCCCCTTTGCCGGATCACTTTGCGAGAATCTGAAAAGCTGATGAAATTTCTCGGTGTCAATGGGGCTAATGCTCTCACGAAGATTATGGGCTTTATCTTACTGTGTATAGGCATGCAACTGGCGATTGATAGAATTAAAAATCTCTTATAA
- the lpxK gene encoding tetraacyldisaccharide 4'-kinase, with protein MKPLERLEQFAVDVILLRRYGKRAALLRLFLFLLSFVYSGIVRVRIWLYENRFCQWHSVGCQVISIGNLTVGGTGKTPVVEKCAKVLRDSGRRVAILSRGYKSVPRPLYQRIWRRLTFQTDSQLPRIVTDGKTLLLDSEKAGDEPCMLATNLDDVIVLVDKDRVKSALYAVNKMGIDTILLDDGYQFLPLKERINICLIDRQAPFGNRFLLPRGTLREPKSHLRRSDAIFITKCDGSDIHDIREEIRQYNKHAPIIECTHKPTHLQDLATGEKIPLDYLIKRKVGAVSGIAVPESFEQGLEQLGANIIYSRHYADHHRYSLDEITNAMNRTRARGGHALIITEKDAIRFPRVDKRALPVYFLRVEITLLDAKLNFDECLLKICGIKSQLTKERVSFSQY; from the coding sequence TTGAAGCCATTAGAACGCTTAGAACAATTTGCCGTTGATGTCATACTGCTTCGTCGTTATGGCAAGCGGGCAGCTTTGCTGAGATTATTTCTTTTCCTGCTTTCTTTTGTTTACAGTGGAATCGTAAGAGTAAGAATTTGGCTTTACGAAAATCGTTTTTGCCAGTGGCACTCCGTAGGCTGCCAAGTTATTAGCATAGGAAACCTAACGGTAGGCGGAACTGGAAAGACTCCAGTTGTGGAAAAGTGTGCTAAAGTCTTGCGTGACTCTGGTAGACGCGTTGCTATCCTTAGCAGAGGCTATAAAAGTGTGCCTCGCCCATTATACCAACGAATATGGAGACGCCTTACTTTTCAAACAGATTCTCAGCTGCCTAGGATCGTTACCGATGGAAAGACACTCCTTCTCGATTCAGAAAAGGCTGGAGATGAGCCCTGCATGTTGGCAACCAATTTAGATGATGTAATCGTGCTGGTAGACAAGGACCGCGTTAAAAGTGCATTGTACGCCGTTAATAAAATGGGGATTGACACTATTCTACTAGATGATGGTTATCAATTTCTGCCACTCAAAGAAAGAATAAACATTTGCCTCATAGACCGACAGGCCCCTTTCGGGAACCGCTTTCTTTTACCTCGTGGAACGCTGCGCGAACCTAAATCTCATCTCAGAAGAAGTGATGCTATTTTCATTACCAAATGTGATGGGAGCGATATCCATGATATTAGAGAAGAAATAAGACAATATAACAAGCATGCTCCTATTATTGAGTGCACCCATAAGCCAACGCACCTCCAAGATCTTGCTACAGGAGAGAAAATACCACTCGATTACCTCATAAAAAGGAAAGTTGGAGCAGTCAGTGGCATTGCTGTGCCGGAGAGTTTTGAACAAGGACTTGAGCAGCTCGGTGCTAACATTATCTACTCTAGACACTATGCAGACCATCACCGCTACTCATTGGATGAAATTACAAATGCTATGAACCGAACTCGAGCTCGTGGAGGACATGCACTCATTATCACAGAAAAAGACGCTATCCGCTTTCCTAGAGTAGATAAACGAGCGCTACCGGTTTATTTCCTAAGAGTAGAAATCACCTTACTTGACGCAAAATTAAATTTTGATGAATGTCTTTTAAAGATATGCGGAATTAAATCCCAACTTACAAAAGAGCGCGTTAGTTTTTCGCAATATTGA
- a CDS encoding HAD family hydrolase, whose amino-acid sequence MASAKDLRFLFFDLDDTLIDHSGAVRLATNLYLHDYREYLPHSPEGFFQEWCGLIETYYYAYLRGEINYEQQRIYRMQELYRRQNLYLPDNDAYAHYQRYLFHYSNNWILFDDVTPFLEKLELPFGIITNGNAEQQRLKIELTKLKERAEPVIISEEIGAGKPDKFIFHEACRQAGVAPEHTLYIGDRFEADVLGGKKAGLSTVWLRRYIGQNTNGSVPFIRSLSELNLNNISSQRFNTQHYKYAAKIKHEGKQPLATRRISLKPVIRNLRK is encoded by the coding sequence ATGGCTAGTGCTAAAGATCTAAGATTTCTTTTTTTTGATTTAGACGACACTTTGATCGATCACAGCGGGGCTGTTCGACTCGCAACCAATCTCTACTTACATGATTACAGAGAATACCTACCGCATAGTCCGGAAGGCTTTTTCCAGGAATGGTGCGGTCTTATCGAAACATATTATTACGCCTACCTTAGAGGGGAAATAAACTACGAGCAACAAAGGATCTACCGCATGCAAGAGTTGTATCGCAGACAAAACCTGTATCTCCCTGATAACGATGCCTATGCGCACTACCAAAGATATCTGTTTCATTATTCTAACAACTGGATACTTTTTGATGATGTTACGCCATTCTTAGAGAAGCTAGAACTGCCATTTGGCATCATTACCAACGGTAATGCCGAACAACAGCGCCTAAAGATTGAGCTGACGAAACTCAAAGAGCGTGCAGAGCCAGTTATCATTTCGGAAGAAATTGGGGCGGGTAAGCCCGATAAATTTATATTTCATGAAGCCTGCCGCCAGGCCGGAGTAGCTCCAGAGCATACTCTTTACATTGGAGATCGTTTCGAAGCAGATGTGCTTGGTGGTAAAAAAGCAGGCCTTAGCACCGTTTGGCTTAGGCGCTACATAGGCCAAAACACAAACGGTTCGGTTCCATTTATACGATCCCTAAGCGAGCTCAACCTAAATAACATATCCTCCCAGCGTTTTAATACCCAACATTACAAGTATGCTGCAAAAATTAAGCACGAGGGAAAGCAGCCTCTCGCTACAAGACGTATATCCTTGAAACCTGTTATTCGCAACCTTAGGAAGTAG
- a CDS encoding NUDIX hydrolase gives MSRDLSAKPWDIISSKPLIHSRWFSLREDVCQRHDGVTISPYYVAECPHWVHVALFNKDHEILVIRQYRHGIKKFVLELPGGMMELKEKPLDAAKRELAEETGYQARHFHSLPTVSPDPARLTNFIHSYIATEIITSSTQKLDPSEEIELAFLPVDTIINEICKGSFLNACHIGIFYLALSHLNQCSTK, from the coding sequence ATGTCACGGGATTTATCTGCAAAACCTTGGGATATCATTAGCTCAAAGCCTCTTATCCATAGTCGCTGGTTCTCCCTCCGCGAGGATGTCTGCCAAAGGCATGATGGTGTCACTATAAGCCCCTATTACGTGGCAGAGTGCCCTCACTGGGTGCATGTTGCACTCTTTAATAAAGATCACGAGATTCTTGTCATTAGACAGTATCGCCACGGTATTAAAAAGTTCGTGCTCGAACTGCCTGGAGGAATGATGGAATTAAAGGAAAAACCTCTAGACGCAGCTAAGCGAGAATTAGCAGAGGAAACCGGATATCAAGCACGCCATTTCCATTCACTTCCTACGGTCTCACCTGATCCAGCTCGCCTTACCAATTTTATCCACAGCTATATAGCCACTGAAATTATTACTAGTTCTACACAGAAATTAGATCCTTCTGAAGAGATTGAATTAGCATTCTTACCCGTTGATACTATTATCAATGAGATTTGTAAGGGATCTTTTTTAAACGCCTGTCATATCGGCATTTTTTATTTGGCTCTTTCACATTTAAATCAATGTTCAACAAAATAG
- a CDS encoding glycoside hydrolase family 3 N-terminal domain-containing protein codes for MVSTSLSETDRGQPIVMGIPGPTINQSQRDLIKRVQPGGFILFNRNLEHPAQVFDLISELYDICERIPIMTIDQEGGRVARLSTISERPVSGYALALSKDPALARRHGSLTGQLLSLFGFNLNLCPVVDYSQDEGADNSLRGRCLGCSPDEVMVMADAFLEGMEKEGPLSTAKHYPGYTYCGLDPHGDLPKINRTLEEMEKNELKVFRHFATRAPAFMVGHGYFPAWHKSPYPASISKMIVNDFLREEMKYDGLVMTDDLEMGAIGERYPAKEVSRLALEAGQDILLFCHNPACVEISWDTLCELPEELVKPAVDRIIRFKERLISVPSSLDLDALESISKATGELRKQLEPELLN; via the coding sequence ATGGTATCAACTTCGCTTTCAGAAACAGATAGGGGACAACCTATCGTTATGGGCATTCCTGGCCCCACAATAAACCAGAGCCAACGTGATCTCATCAAGCGGGTGCAGCCAGGCGGCTTTATCTTATTTAACAGAAATCTTGAACATCCAGCCCAAGTATTTGACCTTATTTCAGAGCTTTACGATATTTGCGAGCGCATACCGATCATGACCATAGATCAAGAGGGTGGCCGCGTGGCAAGGCTCAGCACGATTAGTGAAAGACCCGTTAGTGGCTATGCCCTTGCCTTGAGTAAGGATCCAGCATTGGCTCGTAGGCATGGCTCCCTTACCGGTCAGCTTCTAAGTTTATTTGGATTTAATCTTAACCTTTGCCCCGTTGTGGACTATTCGCAGGATGAGGGCGCAGATAATTCACTGCGTGGCCGTTGTTTGGGTTGTAGTCCTGATGAAGTAATGGTCATGGCGGATGCCTTCCTTGAGGGTATGGAAAAAGAAGGCCCACTTAGCACGGCAAAACATTACCCTGGCTATACCTATTGTGGCTTAGATCCTCACGGCGACTTGCCTAAGATAAATCGAACGCTTGAAGAGATGGAGAAAAATGAGCTCAAAGTATTTCGACATTTTGCGACTAGAGCGCCGGCATTTATGGTGGGGCATGGTTATTTCCCTGCATGGCATAAATCTCCCTATCCGGCTTCTATTTCAAAAATGATTGTGAACGATTTTTTAAGAGAAGAGATGAAATATGATGGGCTCGTCATGACGGATGATCTCGAGATGGGGGCTATCGGGGAGAGATATCCCGCAAAAGAAGTTTCCCGGCTAGCACTTGAGGCGGGCCAAGACATTCTACTCTTTTGCCACAATCCGGCATGTGTCGAAATCAGTTGGGATACGCTCTGCGAATTACCTGAGGAGCTGGTCAAACCTGCTGTGGACAGAATCATTCGCTTTAAAGAAAGGTTGATTTCCGTTCCTAGCTCGCTTGACTTAGACGCTTTGGAAAGTATATCAAAAGCTACAGGAGAATTAAGAAAACAACTCGAACCAGAATTGCTTAATTAA
- a CDS encoding 4a-hydroxytetrahydrobiopterin dehydratase, giving the protein MATKEKLDDEQIKEFLKELPKWKLVDGKLQRECKFDNFVEAFAFMTAVAIVAEKMNHHPEWFNVWATVKIDLATHEANGITELDIALAKKIDKLSN; this is encoded by the coding sequence ATGGCCACCAAAGAAAAATTAGATGACGAGCAAATAAAAGAATTCCTTAAGGAATTGCCCAAATGGAAACTTGTAGATGGTAAATTACAGCGTGAGTGTAAATTTGATAATTTTGTCGAGGCTTTTGCTTTTATGACAGCAGTAGCCATCGTTGCTGAAAAAATGAACCACCACCCAGAGTGGTTTAATGTATGGGCTACAGTTAAAATCGATCTAGCAACACACGAGGCTAATGGTATCACCGAGCTAGACATTGCCTTGGCTAAGAAAATCGATAAGCTCTCAAATTAA
- a CDS encoding SDR family oxidoreductase, translating to MKKIVITGVTKGLGLAMAKYFADQGHWIFGCGRSADQITKLHENFGSPHDFRQLDVSSDPVVKTWVHDLLDKYGPPDLLINNAALINQTTNLWEVTQDDFDRVIDVNIKGVANMLRHFIPAMLANGTKGHGVIVNLSSGWGRSTSPEVAPYCATKWAIEGLTLALAQELPQGMAAVPLNPGIIDTEMLRDCFGEGAGSYPNANQWVKRAGPFILDLGPKDNGASLTVPI from the coding sequence ATGAAAAAAATTGTGATTACTGGTGTTACCAAAGGCCTTGGATTGGCCATGGCTAAGTATTTTGCTGATCAAGGTCATTGGATTTTTGGTTGCGGCAGATCTGCTGACCAAATCACCAAGCTTCATGAGAATTTTGGCTCTCCTCATGACTTTCGCCAACTAGATGTATCTTCCGACCCTGTTGTAAAAACATGGGTCCATGATCTATTAGACAAATATGGGCCGCCTGATCTTCTTATTAACAATGCCGCCCTCATCAATCAGACCACTAATCTGTGGGAAGTGACGCAAGACGACTTTGACCGTGTGATTGATGTCAATATCAAGGGAGTAGCAAATATGCTTCGTCATTTTATACCTGCTATGCTTGCTAATGGAACCAAGGGCCATGGAGTGATTGTGAATTTGAGTTCAGGGTGGGGACGCTCAACTTCGCCAGAGGTAGCGCCTTATTGTGCGACTAAGTGGGCTATTGAGGGATTGACTCTAGCGCTCGCCCAAGAGTTGCCCCAAGGTATGGCCGCCGTTCCTCTAAATCCAGGGATCATCGACACGGAAATGTTAAGAGATTGTTTTGGAGAGGGTGCAGGTAGTTACCCAAACGCCAACCAATGGGTAAAAAGAGCAGGGCCTTTTATTTTAGATTTGGGGCCAAAGGATAACGGGGCGTCTCTAACAGTTCCCATTTAA
- a CDS encoding ion transporter has product MTFREKTRRVIFGSETTLGKLFDVILIILILDSVIAVMLASVGDLQEEYGEALRIAEWVFTGIFTLEYFVRIWCSEDRRKYLTSFFGIVDLLAIVPTYLSLFIGGAEFLIVIRILRAVRLFRILKLIKYIQGENVIMRAFKASRYKITVFIVSVISIVTIIGAIMHLVEGPENGFVNIPISVYWAIVTLTTVGYGDIHPQTPAGQIIASFVMLLGFAIIAVPTGIVTAEIAKTELQMTSQKSPPSEERLSVKCNQCSADNHANDAKYCRVCGSLLERRLL; this is encoded by the coding sequence ATGACTTTTAGAGAAAAAACGCGCAGGGTGATTTTTGGATCAGAGACGACATTAGGTAAATTATTTGATGTCATACTCATTATCCTCATCTTAGATAGCGTTATTGCAGTCATGTTAGCAAGTGTTGGGGACCTACAGGAAGAGTATGGCGAAGCACTTCGGATCGCCGAATGGGTTTTCACAGGCATTTTCACCCTAGAGTATTTTGTTCGAATTTGGTGTTCAGAAGATCGCAGAAAATATCTCACTAGCTTCTTTGGCATCGTGGATTTACTAGCCATAGTTCCTACTTACTTAAGTCTTTTTATAGGAGGAGCAGAGTTTCTCATTGTCATTCGCATTCTTAGAGCAGTTCGGCTATTTCGCATTCTCAAATTGATCAAATACATCCAGGGCGAGAATGTTATCATGCGTGCGTTTAAGGCCAGCCGTTATAAAATCACCGTCTTCATTGTCTCCGTCATCAGCATTGTAACGATTATTGGGGCCATCATGCATCTAGTGGAAGGTCCGGAAAATGGTTTTGTGAATATTCCCATTTCCGTTTACTGGGCTATTGTTACACTAACAACCGTGGGCTATGGAGACATACACCCTCAGACTCCCGCAGGACAAATTATTGCATCTTTTGTGATGCTTCTGGGATTTGCTATCATTGCAGTGCCCACCGGTATTGTTACGGCAGAAATTGCTAAAACTGAATTACAAATGACTTCGCAAAAATCACCTCCTTCCGAAGAAAGATTATCTGTAAAATGCAATCAGTGCTCTGCAGACAATCACGCCAACGACGCTAAATATTGCCGTGTCTGTGGAAGCCTATTAGAACGTAGACTTTTATGA